Proteins encoded together in one Lathyrus oleraceus cultivar Zhongwan6 chromosome 5, CAAS_Psat_ZW6_1.0, whole genome shotgun sequence window:
- the LOC127079821 gene encoding uncharacterized protein LOC127079821 codes for MEEAKELKVVIQSLEKENEELRLNLLQITEERDNHKWELGRKKTQLQAIVERTDKEECKRKRVKQGLDQAESCLNTVKSQLKEDERDCREKEKWWKLATKQKKEIRETLEAEIANLSVSLCESKEREERERRSKESALAATRVTPEMWKGKCQEAENTNEWERYWRGRHDSLLQEGEDWMNARENVNASLATCKETIQFLHEQRNEYRDKFASLIDFCNGMATNVPLMLRCALEDIDNDNIPHSVTEFIYLCEDMMKRFKGELEDLNKQKPAV; via the coding sequence ATGGAGGAAGCTAAAGAGCTCAAGGTTGTCATCCAAAGTttggaaaaagagaatgaagagctacGGTTGAACCTTCTCCAAATTACTGAAGAAAGGGATAATCATAAGTGGGAGCTTGGGCGGAAGAAAACACAACTTCAAGCAATTGTGGAAAGGACTGATAAGGAGGAATGTAAGAGAAAAAGAGTCAAACAGGGGTTAGATCAGGCTGAGAGCTGCTTGAATACCGTCAAAAGCCAACTGAAAGAGGATGAGAGGGATTGTCGTGAGAAAGAGAAATGGTGGAAGCTCGCCACAAAACAAAAGAAGGAGATAAGAGAGACGCTTGAGGCTGAGATAGCCAACCTCAGTGTTTCACTCTGTGAATCAAAAGAAAGGGAAGAACGAGAACGTCGCAGTAAAGAGAGTGCTCTGGCTGCTACTCGGGTTACACCTGAAATGTGGAAAGGAAAGTGCCAGGAGGCTGAAAATACTAATGAGTGGGAACGATACTGGAGAGGTCGACATGACTCTTTGCTACAAGAAGGTGAAGATTGGATGAACGCAAGGGAAAATGTGAATGCTAGTTTGGCAACCTGCAAGGAAACCATCCAGTTTTTACATGAACAAAGAAATGAGTATCGAGACAAGTTTGCCAGTTTGATAGACTTCTGTAATGGCATGGCTACGAATGTGCCTTTGATGCTAAGATGTGCTTTGGAAGACATAGACAATGACAACATCCCTCATTCAGTGACTGAATTTATTTATCTTTGTGAAGACATGATGAAAAGGTTCAAAGGAGAGTTGGAAGATCTCAATAAACAGAAGCCTGCAGTTTGA